The segment GGTGATGTTATATTCTTGTTGATTTCATCATTAGGCGGTTATCTATTCATCAAGAAAGGTCTCAAGCCGGTCCGAACCTTGACGAAAACAGCTAAGGTTATCGGTAAGAATAACGACTTAAGTCGCCGTATAGATATTTCATCCCGTACAGCACGAGATGAAATATACGAGCTTACTACCACATTTAACCGCATGCTTTCAGGCCTTGAAGACTCCTCCAATCGGGAGAAGCAATTTAGTTCTGACGTATCCCACGAATTGCGCACACCGATTGCGGTTATTAAAGCGGAAAGTGAGTTTGCTTTAAAATACGGTCGTACTGAAGATGATTTACGCGAAGGTCTGACACATATCTTGGAACAAGCCAAGTTTATGACAAACCTCGTAAGCCAATTGCTCGATGTAGCACGCCTTGAAAATGCTCATGACCTTAACTTAGTGCCTGTAGATGTGTCGTTAATGTTAACGAACATGGTACATGACTATACACGTCTCTGTGCAGAAAATACAGAAAAAAAGATTTCCATCACATCCACCATTCAACCTAATATCCGTATCATCGCTCATGAAGTATCCTTACGTCGTGCCATTACAAACTTAGTTGACAATGCTATCAAGTTTACGAATTCCACTATCGACATTTCAGCTAAGCTTGCAGGTGGTGAACTGATTATCACGGTAACAGATAACGGCATCGGTATCGAGCCAGAAAACCTCGAGCATATTTGGGATCGAATGTATCAAACAGAGCAATCTCGGAACAAGAAATCCAACCACGGTATCGGCCTTGGCCTGTACTTTGTAAATAAAGTTATTAACTTGCACCACGGCACAGTAACAGCCACAAGTGAACCTCAAGTAAAAACTACATTTACAGTTCGATTACCATACAATAGAATTGAAGAATAAGCTAAAGCTTACATACATATAACAAAACGCTAGCACAGAGACATCGTCTCGTTGCTAGCGTTTTTGTATTATGTAGCGTTTTTGTATTATGTAGCGTTTATAGTATGTAACCTTGAATTGTTTAGCCTATGAATTGTTGCCATAGCGGCATATAAACGTATTCCAGGAAGGTCCATACAACAAGACCCGCTACAGCACCAACGATGGCACCATTAATACGAATCCAGCTGAGGTCATCCTCCACCTTAGATTCGATGAAGTAAATA is part of the Veillonella nakazawae genome and harbors:
- a CDS encoding sensor histidine kinase; translated protein: MSSKQKTNDPHRDLDTMSGAATDLFNRLPLTFKIMSWYTIFLLIILMVASAWIYAYTHESDNKEVRERLQQQAMIMATDIRKFKPYQDNTFFFVSTQDGYIIKGALPDGFPNQTVLSLGQVGEIAVGDDTFYYYDTPVNEPNYRGILRAVTKVKTASKKTENLLYSLLLGDVIFLLISSLGGYLFIKKGLKPVRTLTKTAKVIGKNNDLSRRIDISSRTARDEIYELTTTFNRMLSGLEDSSNREKQFSSDVSHELRTPIAVIKAESEFALKYGRTEDDLREGLTHILEQAKFMTNLVSQLLDVARLENAHDLNLVPVDVSLMLTNMVHDYTRLCAENTEKKISITSTIQPNIRIIAHEVSLRRAITNLVDNAIKFTNSTIDISAKLAGGELIITVTDNGIGIEPENLEHIWDRMYQTEQSRNKKSNHGIGLGLYFVNKVINLHHGTVTATSEPQVKTTFTVRLPYNRIEE